A window of Magallana gigas chromosome 8, xbMagGiga1.1, whole genome shotgun sequence genomic DNA:
TGGCAATAAATGCTTAGAACAGCTGTAGAAGACATCAAGATACCTCGAAGTTCTGAGCAGTTTTACCTTTTTTGTTGTCCTTGCAGAATATCGAAACCAACAGCATTATTACTCCTATTGTCGCCGTCATAACCAAATACACCGTTCCTTGGTCAACAGCCATTTCTAACAGCTGACGAGAAAATTTTTACAGATGTTTTCCAACACGACGGAAACACtcaatttaatgtatttttagagTCGGTTGAGTGAGAAAATATATTTCCGgaattaataaagaaattaatgagCAATCTTGAAAGAATGTTTGCTTTCTACAGTTAAACATTTCAAGTACTGTTATAATAATCTGTTCACCTTAGCTGTATAATGACATTAATATAATTTGGCTGCTATTAGATCTGAATGTACTTTCCATCTGTAGTTCACATAGGGATAGTGGAGTTCTTTATTATTTGTTCtcaaagataaaaattattacaatgaAAAAGAATATTCAATGTATACTTTTTTCTAAGTCTCCTTGGACTTAGATGTCATGGAcgattgtaaataaatgtaagatTACTACTACAAATAAAAtcatgtactctctctctctcctctctttctctctaaaAGAAGTTCATACATTAACATCATGTGCTAAAGGTATTGGACTGAAATCCATAAAAacggttttttttcaaacatttgcacttacagaaaaaaaaagatgaaatgccgtatttttgtttattttgtattctTTCATAGTTTACTGCAATTAAAATCTCTGCTAAAATATTCCACATGTAAAGCAGTTACTCTTGGCACTTCCAAAGTCTTCCTTTCAAAGTTTAATTGATATTCCATATGCCAACAGGAACAGACACATATTGataatatactagtacatgtaataatcataaatactgAAATGATGTCTGAAGACAACATTGTCTTAACAGAGTCTGCTAACAACATAATTTGTCATATGTTCACACGAGACTAGATCACACAGGAAATCTTTCACAGAACATTGATACTAAGTTCTGGTGCTTGTTTTCTCAGGTAGTTTATATTGACTCTTGTAGCTGTATACATCAAGTCATTCAGGTGTTTTCACAGCTACTGATAGTTTATATCGCCTCTTGCATGAGGCTGCATGAGGCTGCATATCTGTTTGTTGATAGACTAAGTTTATTTCGCCTCTTGTAGCGAAGGCTGTATATCTGTTTGTTGTTATGAGTCCGTATTTATATCGCCTCTTGTAGCTCTACAGTTATTTGGTTGTTGAGACAGGTAGATTATTTTGCCTTTTGTTGTTTAAGAGATGTAGTCATTTGGTAGTCGAGACAGCTACTTTATAATGCCTCTTGTAGTTGTATAGTTTGGATTGGAATCTCATGGGTCACAATCGACCGCGCCTCAACAATTTGCCCGTTTCTTTGGTGACCGTACTCGAACTTGATTCTCAGCTCACCGATCCTGGACTTGGGTAGAATATCTGGAATCCACTCGATGATGAAAGGTGTGGGCTCTTTCTGTTCATTGGAAGATCCTAAACAAAGccataatataaatcaatttaaaaatccaaCATCACACATGTACCGCCTAAATCCAAACATCAGGCTAGGAGAATTGATTGCACCAgtatacaatcatgtaattacatttattttcacaCTTTTCCACACTACATAAACTTCAGAAGGCAAGATTTCAAAGTATTTCAAAGTATTGCTATTTTAGTGTTCTCAAATTCAATCATTATGATTCTTACCCACTTTGAGGAAGGTTTTGAGTTCAAACGGTCTGATTGGCATGGGGTTTTTGCCTTTATACGACTCCTCCATGCTCTCAGGGGTTTTTGGCATTTCATACAAATCATAAGTACCATCTCTATTCTCAACAAAGGTGCGATAGATCTCCAATTTCATCTGTAAAATgccaatatatacatgttttataaaacagtttCTTTCCTTCAAGTCTGGTTTGAAggcaaacaacatttttttctttttttaaaaatgtattttgtacaCATATCtgttctcttttgagaagtggacaggcataacctgcatccacttctcttcgcaagccctcatattttgattctggaaaacgtgtAAATATCGGAACCAAAGACGGTTTATGCTTCGACCCATGTTTTGACTCCAGTTTCCCTGAATTTTCGTAACAGACctattatttctatattttaaacataaatgcattaaacataaacatgtaaatgcatttatagggcttgcgaagagaagtggatgtaggctatgcctgtccacttctcaaatgAGAATATACACAtatgtattgaataaaaaaagatcTCGAACTGCTTAAATCACAATTCAAATAGTGCCCAGTACACATGGCTTAGGCATAAAACTAttaaagtttatacatgtacatgtaaaagaatTGTAAGAATCTTTTGTATGAAGATAATTTTACTCGTTGTTATAAATGGTAAATTGTCTCTATTACTTTATGTATAACTGGTCAATTGTCTGTATCTATTACTGATAAACCGTCTCTGTCTGTTAATAAACAGATCGAATAGACGCCATACAACATGCTTTTCACATTACATGGAGACAACACTGCTTGTAAGATTCTGAATTTAACTGACCTCTGGTGTGTCAAAGATCTGTCGGACCTGCATCACATTGGTGATGTGCCAGGTGTACTTAGTGAACGTCCCCAGGGGCAGGGCGTCCTTCCGGACAAAGCAGGTCGTGAAGTTAGGCAGCCGTTTCTTCTTGCTGCCAGACGAGATTCTCTGCTGTAGACATTCAAAGAAGACTTGTGGAGCGTGAAAGACTAATGGGTCTGGATTACCTAAAAACAAAcatcttctttatttctttttaattttgcaattgtcttgttattatgttttaataaacaattaCACTTTTTCATCTGCAACATCCTTCTCAATTATGAAGAGATAGTGAatggaaataaacaaaatgttgaaTCAGCCCAATAATTATCAgagaatatattaaaaacttagGTTAGAGTTCACAgggattaaattttttttttaaagccacTTGCCCTTGTGCATGTACTGACTTGGAATCCACTAGCCCAGTTTCAGAATACGCCCCAAATTCCCCCAAAAAGAGAGGGAAAATCAGCTAATTTtactgatatatttatttctcAAAATCAATTCATTAATCAATCTTGAATGGAtgaatgtttcattttctaattTATCTCACAAAATATacagaatttgaaaactgaaatctggaaaaaaatataatcaattccttgatattcattttttctttgtaaattgttaatgtaAACACCACTTAAGCAATCGCCATTTATActtgtttatcattttgttgaaatgtctattgatttaatcaaatatgtagacagaacattttttgaaaacattgtttctgtttttaaagctattttatgattttaagaTCTTTTCAGGTTGGTTCTGTTATTATAAAAGCAATTGTACTACCGGTGATGTATTTCGGagataaaatacatgaaatatagTTACTGTAGCTTTTTCCAGATTCTGGTAGCTAAATGTTTAGTGTTACTGATTTATTCTAAAGTACCGgtactcaaaaagttttcatggCTCGGCCTGAAATTTATTGCTCGGGGCAACGGGAAAGCGTAATTCTAGAGCCTTAGTTCATTGAGGGTGATTTATAAGTACCAGTTTCCCCCCTTACCATCAAACTGGTAGTGCATGGTTTGGTTGATCCTCTCAGTGACACTGCCCAGCCACTGATGGAACGACACCACCACCTGAGACTCGTCCACTGGCTGTGTGCCTACAAACAACAGCAAACAGGAAGTCGGTTCAGATAAAAATGGAAATGATTGCAAGATGTACTGAAAAGAGGACAAAGTTTAATTGTGTGGGGTGAATGTTTGAGACCATCactaaatcaaatatttcaaatatttagcGACTGCTAATTGGACGTAAAAGAGGGTTACATTCAAAAGGTGGCTTTAGGGGCAAAGAGTTAAAATTTGTCTAATAAAATaggaaaaataatcaaagagtgcattttaaaattatgtaagcATGTTATAAACTTATAATAACACTTCAATGTTTTACTTGAAGCCTGAGACTGCCTGACTGACTTCCGGGGCCTGTTCTATAACAGTAAGCCGACGTCACACTGACTACTGCTGTAAAAACTCACCTGGTTTCTTGGCAGTGGAGATGGTGGATTTCGTTTGCAGGGCTTGTTTGACAGGGCTGTTTTTCTTGATACCATTGGGTGATGCTGCACTTCCATTTCCCTCTTGTAAAGTGAGCAAAGCATTACTGGCTTGaactgttaaaaaagaaatcattcaaTACTGCAAATTAATATGACATTTACTTACATTAAGAATCTCTTAGGGTATGCTCTTTCTAAccaattcataaatttattttgtctgCTAAATGTACAGaacagatatatattttttaaggaaaaaaacatttagattatATAACCACTAAGTCTCCCCCTTTTACCAGACATATGAACCTAAGACCATAAATTCTATATTTTAGAAGAAGCATCCTTGCTCATCATAATATTGCACTAAGTTTGTCTTCTAGATGCCCGGGAGCAGAGGAGaagatttgtataaaaaaaaaaattgaattcatttcatataatattttccACTCAAAAAACAAGGTCAGTGCGATCAAGATTGGCCAAGTAATTTAAAAcaagaatttgaaaaatgattaatatgGTAATAACAGACAGAAACAGATACAAATGGCTCTAAGATGAAGTGAAttctgcaaatattaaaaccttAGAAAACATCCAAAGTGTATGCCTTTACTCATATTTAAAGTTTGAGTTAACCACATTTGTTGATTACTGACCCAGTTGGGGTAACTTACCTAGTGTCTCATCCTTCCTCTGTTTTTTGATTGGACGTATCGAGTCCTCCGTGATGACCACCTCCAGCGCCGTGGGGTCGGGCGACAGGTCTATCTGGTTGTCCTGGAATATCCCCACCACCTGCGCCTCCTGAGAGATTTCTGCTGGTATTGACACTATAAAGAGAGCGTATTGCTGCTCAGATTACACCATCAATGACAAAAGTTATGCTCCCTCTGAAAGCAGCATGTGTATTTAAACTACTGTGAAGAAGCAAATTCAAAGGGTTTTTCTTATGCTTTGATCTGTcacaaaataaactttaaagtcattttaaaagatactGACAGGGGGAGAAACTGATGGTCGCCCAATAtaaatggggaaaaaaatttgtatgaaagccaatttcagtttattttcacataaataTGACTGAATATCAAGAAAGTTAGCATGTTTAGTCCAAAATATATACTGGtcggtatacatgtatttgctctAGTATCATAAAAGCATTGGCTTCATAAATAAACACTTACCGAGTATTACCAATACATCTTAATCTTATGCATCTTAACCTGTTCAAAGATGATGATTTGTTGAATAAATACTTCTGTAATTAATACTTCGTTCACCCCCAACTTACAATTAGCATCCAAGTTTATGTAATATTCAAACTCCTCTTGAAGTTTCTCATCGCTGGCAAAAGCACATATACAGGCATAAAAGTGGACGCATCTCTTGTGAAGGTCTTCTTTGGGGCCTGGCTTTGtcttcaaagaaataaaatcaccCCTGTCATTAGGATACATATGTAATATTTCCTGTTGATTTACTtcacatattttgaaaaatcaaacatgaagaaaaaacccattaaaattGACACTGCTATCAATTCTACAGTCACAACTACATTGTACTGGAACACACTAATCATTTTTAAGTGAATGCAATTTTTCTTAATATGTTTACTTTAAAGGATAAACAACATAAATGATACACAGTAACACACTCTGGGGAAATGATATCCATATTTGTTATGACAATACAGCTTGTCAGATGGTGATTCATCAGTTATGCTAAATAGCCAAGCATGTTAGCATTCTTCTAcaatttctaatattttttaaatctagtaACAAATTCTCGATAGAAAACTACACTATTTTCCTTATTAAAATACCAGTATCACCCAATTCAAAAATCAGACACAAAATTTAGAATATTCAAGAATAAGTAAATATgtctgaaaatatatataaaccagTACAGCACAGATCATTCTTACACTGCAGAGTAATAGTTTAGAAACAAaatcatatgacaaaaattaCAAAGTATGAAATACAAATCAATACTTTTTGTACCTTAAAAGATCTGCATGTACATTGAAATTTATGCTCTGGCTGAGTTCGATTCCTTGAAGTCTCGAAAAAAGCAAAATGTAAAAAGCCAAGAGGCTGCTTTGGACTGACTTTACACTTGACCACCATGATGTTTTTGGTGACCCTTTGAACTAGAGGTCCCGTTGTCTCTGTGGCCAGGAGCCAAAT
This region includes:
- the LOC117690567 gene encoding uncharacterized protein C2orf42; its protein translation is MATPDKLKSLFEDLGKPTLRGVRKCPKCGTYNGTRGISCKNKACDVVFKEREKKKGHSADAVKIMTGSTVQVFSVRLRDRGPDYRGFVQLPLFQDMDGNPATVVDQAIVYQAARCYVDSCSRNSQIGFQSDSCPHIRAAIECEQEALPLTLKNSVLNALQVPNDTKQAIWLLATETTGPLVQRVTKNIMVVKCKVSPKQPLGFLHFAFFETSRNRTQPEHKFQCTCRSFKTKPGPKEDLHKRCVHFYACICAFASDEKLQEEFEYYINLDANLSIPAEISQEAQVVGIFQDNQIDLSPDPTALEVVITEDSIRPIKKQRKDETLVQASNALLTLQEGNGSAASPNGIKKNSPVKQALQTKSTISTAKKPGTQPVDESQVVVSFHQWLGSVTERINQTMHYQFDGNPDPLVFHAPQVFFECLQQRISSGSKKKRLPNFTTCFVRKDALPLGTFTKYTWHITNVMQVRQIFDTPEMKLEIYRTFVENRDGTYDLYEMPKTPESMEESYKGKNPMPIRPFELKTFLKVGSSNEQKEPTPFIIEWIPDILPKSRIGELRIKFEYGHQRNGQIVEARSIVTHEIPIQTIQLQEAL